The genomic DNA CTCGGCGCCGTGGTGGACCCGTCCAACAACCGCCCGGAGCTCCTCGAGGACAACAACTCCTCGTCCGGCTACCGCATCGGCGTGGGCGACGCGCCTGACTTCGTCGTCACCTCCGTCACCGGGCCCACCAGCGTCCAGGACGGCCAGCCCCTCACCGCGCAGGTGACGGTCTGCAACCACGGCACCCGCCCGGGTGACACCCTGGTGGAGCTCTACCTGTCCGCCGACGCCACCATCCGCACCAACACCGCGCCAGGCCCCATG from Pyxidicoccus trucidator includes the following:
- a CDS encoding CARDB domain-containing protein encodes the protein EDGQPLIAQVTVCNHGTTSGDSHVELYLSADAIIRTNTAPGPMEDSFVGGAPSGPLYPGQCATVPVQGNAWLPPPGIEGPYHLGAVVDPSNNRPELLEDNNSSSGYRIGVGDAPDFVVTSVTGPTSVQDGQPLTAQVTVCNHGTRPGDTLVELYLSADATIRTNTAPGPM